Proteins found in one Planctomycetes bacterium MalM25 genomic segment:
- the xcpT_24 gene encoding Type II secretion system protein G precursor: MAPRPRQAGFTLIELITIALILGILSGVAIPRLYTGYDEAAIGATVSHLKTIALAAEMLQNETGDWPSDAATGDLPTELSGFLRPNLFAVACPTGGAYEWDTNVDSVAARVKIVRETNERSVWVRIDSLLDDGALTTGRMTAEITAGRDELRWVIDP; this comes from the coding sequence ATGGCTCCCCGTCCCCGACAAGCCGGCTTCACGCTCATCGAGCTGATCACGATCGCGCTGATCCTCGGCATCCTGAGCGGCGTCGCGATCCCGCGGCTGTACACGGGCTACGACGAGGCCGCGATCGGGGCGACCGTGTCGCACCTTAAAACGATCGCCCTCGCCGCGGAGATGCTCCAGAACGAGACCGGGGACTGGCCCAGCGACGCCGCCACCGGCGACCTGCCGACCGAGCTAAGCGGCTTCTTGCGGCCCAACCTGTTCGCGGTGGCATGCCCCACCGGCGGTGCGTACGAGTGGGACACGAATGTCGATTCCGTGGCGGCGCGCGTGAAGATCGTTCGCGAGACGAACGAGCGAAGCGTGTGGGTGCGGATCGACTCCCTGCTCGACGACGGCGCCCTGACCACCGGCCGGATGACCGCCGAGATCACGGCGGGGCGCGACGAGCTCCGCTGGGTGATCGATCCGTAA
- a CDS encoding putative glycosyl transferase: MSKRPRILVISQVYLPDPTSVGQHLADAAEALVERGCDVRVITSARGFDDPSQKYPLRETLNGVEVVRMPFASFGKRTIAHRLLGMVVFLTQALFRGMFTPRLSGILVSTSPPLASFVAVIIGFFRRAPITYWVMDLNPDQMIQLGKIKETAFSARVFNWFNRMILRRSAEVVALDRFMAERLNKKHDVTDKMTVMPPWPHGQHDEPLPHRENPFRKEHNLDGKFVVMYSGNHALTNPIETILEAAVRMQDREDLLFMFIGGGVRKKSVEETIAKHNPTNLISLPYQPLETIRYSLSAADVHLVTLGDAVVGCVHPCKVYGALALGRPVLYAGPRPSHVTDLLSEDNPADRIGWSLEHGDVDGAIAAIDAIRSLPREELDAMGRRAADLVNEQFNTQKMIDRFSDVVLRGAGIDPAAD, from the coding sequence AGCGCTCGTCGAGCGTGGCTGCGACGTGCGTGTCATCACGTCGGCGCGGGGGTTCGATGATCCGTCGCAGAAGTACCCGCTGCGAGAGACCCTGAACGGCGTCGAGGTCGTGCGGATGCCGTTCGCTTCGTTCGGCAAGCGGACGATCGCCCACCGGCTGTTGGGCATGGTCGTGTTCCTCACGCAGGCGCTCTTTCGAGGGATGTTCACCCCCCGCCTAAGCGGCATCCTGGTGAGCACCTCGCCCCCGCTGGCGTCGTTCGTGGCGGTGATCATTGGTTTCTTCCGCCGGGCGCCGATCACCTACTGGGTGATGGACCTGAACCCGGATCAGATGATCCAGCTGGGGAAGATCAAGGAGACCGCGTTCTCAGCGCGCGTGTTCAACTGGTTCAACCGGATGATCCTCCGCCGGTCCGCGGAGGTGGTGGCGCTAGACCGCTTCATGGCGGAACGCCTGAACAAGAAGCACGACGTCACCGACAAGATGACCGTCATGCCCCCCTGGCCGCACGGCCAGCACGACGAGCCCCTGCCGCACCGCGAGAACCCGTTCCGCAAGGAGCACAACCTCGACGGCAAATTCGTCGTTATGTACAGCGGCAACCACGCGCTCACCAACCCGATCGAGACCATCCTCGAAGCGGCCGTGCGGATGCAGGACCGCGAGGACCTGCTCTTCATGTTCATCGGCGGGGGGGTGCGGAAGAAGTCGGTCGAGGAGACGATCGCCAAGCACAACCCGACCAACCTGATCAGCCTGCCGTACCAGCCGCTGGAGACGATCCGCTACTCGCTCTCGGCGGCCGATGTGCACCTAGTCACGCTGGGCGACGCGGTCGTCGGCTGCGTCCACCCGTGCAAGGTCTACGGCGCGCTTGCGCTCGGCCGGCCCGTGTTGTACGCCGGGCCGAGACCGAGCCACGTGACCGACCTGCTGAGCGAGGACAACCCCGCCGACCGGATCGGCTGGTCGCTCGAACACGGCGACGTCGACGGCGCGATCGCCGCCATCGACGCGATCCGCTCGCTGCCACGCGAGGAGCTCGACGCCATGGGCCGCCGCGCGGCTGACCTGGTCAACGAGCAGTTCAACACGCAGAAGATGATCGATCGCTTCAGCGACGTCGTGCTGCGTGGCGCGGGGATCGACCCCGCGGCTGATTGA